AAATCTATTGCCCGGACGCAGGATACTATGGCAGGATATTGATAATAATTTTGCTTTATTTGAATGCCAAGGCATTAAGACGGTTGCACAGCTTAAAAAATTTCTCTCTACTCCTGTAAAAATCAAGGCTTTTGCTGATAACACTGGCATACCGGAGAATTATTTTGTGATCCTCAAAAGGGAAATTGGAAGTCTGGAACAAAAACCTGTCCCGTTGGCGAGCTTTCCTGGCATCGATCCTTTACTGATTGAAAAATTAAACGAGAAAGGGCTTAAAACATCAAAAGACTATTTTGAGCATAAACAGTCTATGTCAGATGAACTGTTTTGTCTTTGTGACCTTATAAGGATCAACGGCGTGGGCCCGGTAGCCGCAAAAGCTTTTTATGAAGCCGGATATAGGTGTGTTCCAGACGTCGCCGGTGCGGATGCATCGGCTATGCTTGGCAAGGTCTCCGAGGTAAATAGAATCCGACGATATTACAAGGTAACGCTGGGTCTAAAAGATATGCAATTTTGTATTGATTTCGCGTCATTGTTAGAGGAGCATACTAGTTGATAATTCAAACCTGTCGCTGTGATTGACATGCTTTTTTGCAATAATCAGATGTTTTTCTATACGGTATATTTTTTAATGCTTTGTATTTGCTTTAGCATATTAGCAATCACGGTCAAGATTTTGCGCGTATACTCTCGCATACTGTATTCAAGGCGGTAAAAAATGGAGAACATTGAACAAGTTGAAGCGGTAAGCCGTATGCAAAAGTATATTGAAGAACATATTACCAGACCGATTACGCTTTTGGAATTATCCCGGTACGCGGGGTATTCCCCTTTCCATTGCACCCGAATATTTAGGGAAATCGTTGGCAAAAGCCCCTTTGAGTATATTAGGGCTTTACGTCTGTCAAAAGCGGCGCTGACCTTACGCGACGGAAATAAACGTGTAATCGACGTGGCTTTTGATTACCTTTTTGACTCTCACGAAGGCTTTACAAGAGCCTTTTCAAAAGAGTTTGGCATAACTCCGTATAGATACAAAAGAAAGCCAAAACCTATAACCTTGTTCATGCCATATTCCGCCCGTGACCAATACAAATACAAAACGAGAGGAGCAAAACGTATGGACACCAAAAATGTGAATACAATTTTTGTGCAAGTTATTGAACGCCCCGAAAGAAAGGTAATTCTAAAACGCGGGAAAAAGGCAACTCATTATTTTGAGTATTGCGAAGAAGTTGGCTGTGACATATGGGGATTATTAACCAGTATTAAAGATGCACTATACGAGCCAATAGGAATGTGGCTGCCAAAGAAATTTCGCCCTGAAGGCACTTCGGAATATGCGCAAGGTGTTGAGGTATCCGTCGACTACGATGGCGAAATACCTGACGGTTTTGATATGATTACATTGCCGCCATGTAAGATGATGATTTTTCAAGGTCAGCCTTTCAAAGATGAAGATTTTGAAGAGGAAATCGTCAGCTTGCAGGAGTATATTGACAAGTATGACCCTACATTATACGGGTATGAATGGGCGAATGATAATGCGCCGAGATTTCAGCTAAACCCCGAAGGCTATCGCGGCTATATCGAAGCCAAGCCGGTGAAAGCGCTAAGCAAGTAAATTATTACCAAATAATAAATTAGTCATTGAGAATACGTGCTAAATGAGTAGATTAATTTTTCCTTATGAACACTTACGCCATTAAAAGACCCCTGTAGTTCCATGGACTACACGGGCCTTTGCTATATCTTGAATGATTTTAATAAGTCAAGCAATCCGACTGCCCTGTCACTCTAAATAAAGTATAGTTGGCTTTTAAACATATTTTTAAACCTCATGCCTTTATGCCAAGTACATGATTACAATAGCACCGAAAAAGACAAAGCCACTGCACGTATAAAATTTCACCGGCTGCAAAGTCACAAATATTTGCCTCCCGGCAAGCCCTCGCGAACTGCTTCTTGGTAAACATATTTCGAAGCCCTATTGCGTTGCATTCAAAGGCATTTGTAATAAAATGCCTATAGTCTCGCCATTGAGCCGGCAATATATCGGGCTGTGTTTTCTTCTTTAAGTGAAATAAGACGATATCCACACCGGGCTTTGGATGAAAATCATCCCGAAGAAAGTAGTAGACAATATCTAAATCAAACAATGGCTTTAGCATAAGCGACTTTAGCGTTTCACGTGGTTTCCCCATAAAACGCTTGGCTGCACCCTTTTCCATGGTTAGCCATGCTTCGTTTGGCGGATTCTTGCTTTCCGTTAGCTTACGGAGGATTGCAGTAGTATGACAAAAAGGCATATTAGCAAAAACCTTGTACGCGCCAGAAACGGGAAGTTTCCATTTCAAGAAGTCCTGATTATAAATGCACAGGTTTTCAGTGCCTCTAAATTTTGCTAGAAGTTTGTTATATAGCCTTTCGTCAATCTCAACAGCCGTTACCTCCCGGCATTTTTCCATAAGTAACTGGGTTATATGGCCTTTACCGGGGCCAATTTCGATGACATGATCGTTTGTGCTAAGGGTACACCTGCAAAGCACCCGTTTAATAGTCTGATAACTTGTTAAAAAGTTTTGAGACACCCAAAGTGGCAGTTTTTCCCCGCCGCTTCTTTTTTTGGACATAAAAAATACACCTCTTTCGATTCATTTGGCCGAAAAAAGGCGTACGAATTAAGAAAGGACATCTATCCCCTTCTTATTCCGTACGCGTTATTAACGAATCCGAATCGAAGCACACATAAGGTGTATTAAATCCTCCAAAAAATATAGTTACCAACGTCATTATACAGGAAATCATAGTATTGTCAATGTACGCAAGCTTTGACACCCTTAGACCATCTATGCCGACCCAATCCTTCACGTATAAACACGGTCTCTTTTTGCACTAATCAGTTAACGCCCGTTCCAATACCGGCTAACGGACAAGGACGGCAATGAAAATCAGAACGGTAAACTGCCCGTAATTGGCCGCAGTTGCCCTGTCAACTACCTGTGTATATCTCATCAGCTCTATACCAATTTATTACGTTGAACCAATTGTCTATGTATTCGTCTCTTAGGTTTAAATATTGTAAGAAATACGCATGTTCCCAAACATCTAGCACGATGATGGGTATATGTCCCAAAGATATGGGAGAATTCTGATTTGCTGTTTGTTCAAAAATAAGATTACCCTTATAATCTTTAACAAGCCACATCCAGCCTGAGCCAAATACTGACATTGCTTTTTCTTTAAACATTTTTTTGAATTCCCAAAACGATCCAAACTTACGGTCTATGGCTCTTTTAAGGTTGCCTACAGGTGTATTTTCTATAGTCCCCGGGTTTAATGAATTGAAAAAGAAATTATGATTAAATACCCCTCCACCAAAATTTATAACCGGGGTCCTTATACCAAGAGGTATGACGTATATATTTTCAAGCATTTGCTCTAGACTCAGCCTTTGTAATTTAGGATAGTTAACTAAAGTTGCATTCAGCTTGTCTACATAGGCCCTTAAAAGTCTATTGTGATGGACCTGCATAGTCTGAGTGTTTATGTAAGGCTCTAATGCGCTATAACCATATGGTAATGGCATTAAATCAAATTTATAGTAGTTTTCAGACATTATAACCTCCTTTTTACGCTTAAAGCGTTAACAAACTATCAAAAGAATTTGGTCTATGGCATATGACCAAATCAGCAATAAATCATATATTAATTGTATGTATGTTTATTTTATACGATTCCTATATTAAAGAACGCTGCTATAGAAATTATAAAATTATACTTGTATTTGGGTAAACATTGTAAGGGCTCGCAACAAAAAAAGCACCTGACAACTAGTTCGAGGTGCTTTTCTTATAAATATAATATCTAAACCCATGCTACACGTTAAAAAAAGCTGACTTGCTTTGATTCCGCTTCTTTTGAGCGTTGTATGGTGACCCCTTTCAATATAAGGTCTGATGGTAGCTTAGTCAAAAATGGGGACTGCTCTTTAGAGGTTAAAATAACTAGTTCATCTTCCGCCCTTGTCATACCTACGTAAAGTAATCGCCTTTCTTCATCGTAATCATATTCGCCATGGTGGTTTTTCAATGGTATACATTTATCTCTTACACCAGCCACAAATACAACTGGGAATTCAAGGCCTTTTGCCGAGTGAAGTGTCATTAGTGAAACCGCATCTGGAGAATAACTATTCTTAGAACTATATACTACATCGCTTTCCTTTCCTATCAAAAGGTTTGTAAGTAAAGATGGCATTTTTTCATGTAATACGGCCATGTTTAAAAACAACTGCATATCCTTATCTTCATTAAGGCCATTATCGTCAATCCATGAGCTTATCAGCTCTT
The sequence above is drawn from the Eubacteriales bacterium genome and encodes:
- a CDS encoding superoxide dismutase, with translation MSENYYKFDLMPLPYGYSALEPYINTQTMQVHHNRLLRAYVDKLNATLVNYPKLQRLSLEQMLENIYVIPLGIRTPVINFGGGVFNHNFFFNSLNPGTIENTPVGNLKRAIDRKFGSFWEFKKMFKEKAMSVFGSGWMWLVKDYKGNLIFEQTANQNSPISLGHIPIIVLDVWEHAYFLQYLNLRDEYIDNWFNVINWYRADEIYTGS
- a CDS encoding AraC family transcriptional regulator; the encoded protein is MENIEQVEAVSRMQKYIEEHITRPITLLELSRYAGYSPFHCTRIFREIVGKSPFEYIRALRLSKAALTLRDGNKRVIDVAFDYLFDSHEGFTRAFSKEFGITPYRYKRKPKPITLFMPYSARDQYKYKTRGAKRMDTKNVNTIFVQVIERPERKVILKRGKKATHYFEYCEEVGCDIWGLLTSIKDALYEPIGMWLPKKFRPEGTSEYAQGVEVSVDYDGEIPDGFDMITLPPCKMMIFQGQPFKDEDFEEEIVSLQEYIDKYDPTLYGYEWANDNAPRFQLNPEGYRGYIEAKPVKALSK
- a CDS encoding helix-hairpin-helix domain-containing protein, with protein sequence MKYNIDLECLSVQEYKALLKKQNLLPGRRILWQDIDNNFALFECQGIKTVAQLKKFLSTPVKIKAFADNTGIPENYFVILKREIGSLEQKPVPLASFPGIDPLLIEKLNEKGLKTSKDYFEHKQSMSDELFCLCDLIRINGVGPVAAKAFYEAGYRCVPDVAGADASAMLGKVSEVNRIRRYYKVTLGLKDMQFCIDFASLLEEHTS
- the erm gene encoding 23S ribosomal RNA methyltransferase Erm, with translation MSKKRSGGEKLPLWVSQNFLTSYQTIKRVLCRCTLSTNDHVIEIGPGKGHITQLLMEKCREVTAVEIDERLYNKLLAKFRGTENLCIYNQDFLKWKLPVSGAYKVFANMPFCHTTAILRKLTESKNPPNEAWLTMEKGAAKRFMGKPRETLKSLMLKPLFDLDIVYYFLRDDFHPKPGVDIVLFHLKKKTQPDILPAQWRDYRHFITNAFECNAIGLRNMFTKKQFARACREANICDFAAGEILYVQWLCLFRCYCNHVLGIKA